A genome region from Sebastes umbrosus isolate fSebUmb1 chromosome 22, fSebUmb1.pri, whole genome shotgun sequence includes the following:
- the znf638 gene encoding zinc finger protein 638 isoform X8, with the protein MHQPIDQGTHFTSTQRDEFLSSGTGMASYPMSSSSASLGHRHSGVESASGGDGRFNAPSEREHDMQSIPRLGDFDYPVPDKPAAPTESSRPKYTSESASSVLLHFGLETEDLDYLISFPDDQITPANLPFILRQIRIEKAKRAATAVQSKPCPEPQPARSVSGMDSHSLSSSGGVRMHQVEMSSTVLQPSKVIDYGHTGKYTGGIRDEIGRTSGSRANCGGTMLLMDTYDSNRHSREPLQKTTTEVKSSAFGSSHDQVSSEPLKEPEADRQSTSNTQPPSTLCCGVDRSRPGLVVIGSDDASGTKDQIKTPGQGSTVTEQMKKQQTQQQQPMQKEQMQKDQMQKDQIQKDQMQKVQIQKDKMQKDQMQKDQIQKDQTQKQQMQKEQTQKDQMQKDQIQKDQTQKQQMQKDQTQKQQMQKDQMQKHQMQKQQMQKDPIQKDQIQKDQMQKQQMQKQQMQKDPIQKDQMQKQQMQKDQMQKQQMQKDQMQKQQKQKDQIQKDQMQKQQMQKGQMQKQPTQQQSKQQTQKQPTQPIGQAMRSLVCSVVKSFPPSITGATQRPGGPRSVILRPALRPAKDLPRVAMMHDYAGATPRIFPQNCSLCNITCVHMKEWVSHQNSRFHLESCKLLRKQYPEWDGEIALEPGAAGKDDEPSTSLQTYQQHQTVRHRCRSCSRSRSPSPRRHHGSEGRREKWRSRSRSPHSSRYTRTNTQPPSTLYRGLHRSRPDLMLIGSNDTSDTEYESETRGEVAEQMNKQQTQKEQMQQQSKQQRQPVLQMGWGASRSPVFSAAKSVPSASHIPSITVAVQHPGGPRLIVIPPALPQPVPDLMDLIHPTLPPSNRQPPAKVEVSKGFHSPPDCEITKYVPASPRTSDERRSPPRRTAETQLSPRRTAETRLSPKRSDPRRSPPRRSDNSRSPPRRTAEKRSPPRRSDPRRSLPRRLDERRSPPRRSDERRSPPRRTDERRSPPRRSVQLRSPQRKESSSAETLANKLLETSAVQSLSDQCGLEDLFKILAPALLAELDKMKSSSSSSSSSSSSHPRRC; encoded by the exons ATGCATCAGCCCATAGACCAGGGCACTCACTTTACCAGCACTCAAAGGGATGAATTTCTTTCCTCAGGCACAGGGATGGCCTCCTACCCAATgtcctccagctctgcctctctAGGACATAGACACTCGGGTGTTGAGAGTGCAAGCGGTGGTGACGGTAGGTTTAATGCCCCCAGTGAAAGAGAACATGATATGCAGTCCATTCCAAGGTTGGGCGATTTTGACTATCCAGTGCCGGACAAACCTGCGGCCCCTACGGAGTCCAGTCGACCCAAGTACACCTCTGAATCAGCTTCTAGCGTCCTTCTACACTTTGGACTTGAAACAGAAGACTTGGACTATCTCATCTCCTTCCCTGACGACCAGATCACCCCTGCTAACCTGCCGTTCATCTTGCGGCAAATCCGGATTGAGAAGGCTAAGAGAGCTGCAACTGCAGTTCAGTCAAAACCCTGCCCCGAACCCCAACCCGCCAGAAGTGTGAGTGGAATGGACAGTCACAGTTTGAGTAGTTCTGGAGGGGTGAGGATGCACCAGGTGGAAATGTCATCAACTGTTCTCCAACCGAGTAAAGTGATTGACTATGGACATACTGGCAAATATACTGGAGGGATTAGGGATGAGATTGGAAGGACCAGTGGCAGTAGAGCTAACTGTGGTGGGACAATGCTGCTAATGGACACTTACGACAGTAACAGACACAGTCGAGAACCACTACAGAAAACTACAACAGAGGTGAAAAGCAGTGCCTTTGGTTCTTCACATGACCAGGTGAGTTCTGAACCTCTGAAAGAACCAGAGGCAGATCGCCAGTCAACGTCGAATACCCAACCACCCTCCACTCTATGCTGTGGTGTAGATCGCAGTCGACCTGGCCTTGTGGTCATTGGCAGTGATGACGCCAGTGGCACTAAGGATCAGATTAAAACTCCAGGACAAGGGTCAACTGTTACTGAGCAGATGAAAAAGCAgcagacacagcagcagcagcctatGCAGAAGGAACAGATGCAGAAGGACCAGATGCAGAAGGACCAGATACAGAAGGACCAGATGCAGAAGGTCCAGATACAGAAGGACAAGATGCAGAAGGACCAGATGCAGAAGGACCAGATACAGAAGGACCAGACACAGAAGCAGCAGATGCAGAAGGAACAGACGCAGAAGGACCAGATGCAGAAGGACCAGATACAGAAGGACCAGACACAGAAGCAGCAGATGCAGAAGGACCAGACACAGAAGCAGCAGATGCAGAAGGACCAGATGCAGAAGCACCAGATGCAGAAGCAGCAGATGCAGAAGGACCCGATTCAGAAGGACCAGATTCAGAAGGACCAGATGCAGAAACAGCAGATGCAGAAGCAGCAGATGCAGAAGGACCCGATTCAGAAGGACCAGATGCAGAAGCAACAGATGCAGAAGGACCAGATGCAGAAGCAACAGATGCAGAAGGACCAGatgcagaagcagcagaagcaAAAGGACCAGATTCAGAAGGACCAGATGCAGAAGCAGCAGATGCAGAAGGGCCAGATGCAAAAGCAGCCAACGCAGCAACAATCAAAGCAGCAGACGCAGAAGCAGCCAACGCAGCCGATTGGGCAAGCAATGCGATCTCTAGTTTGTTCTGTTGTGAAATCCTTTCCCCCCAGCATCACTGGTGCCACGCAACGTCCGGGTGGTCCTCGCTCCGTCATTCTTCGTCCTGCTCTGCGTCCTGCAAAGGATCTGCCAAGGGTGGCCATGATGCACGACTACGCTGGGGCTACACCGAGGATCTTTCCACAAAACTGTTCTCTGTGTAACATAACATGTGTTCATATGAAG GAATGGGTCTCCCACCAGAACTCCCGTTTCCACCTCGAGAGCTGCAAACTCCTCCGAAAACA atacCCAGAGTGGGATGGTGAGATAGCACTTGAGCCTGG TGCTGCAGGTAAAGATGATGAGCCCTCAACTTCTTTACAGACTTACCAGCAACATCAGACAGTCAGGCATAGATGTCGCTCCTGTTCCCGTTCCCGCTCGCCCAGCCCTCGTCGCCACCACGGCTCAGAGGGTAGAAGGGAGAAATGGAGGAGCCGATCACGTTCACCGCACAGCTCCAGATACACTCGCACAAATACCCAACCACCCTCCACACTGTACCGTGGATTGCATCGCAGCCGACCCGACCTTATGCTCATTGGCAGTAATGACACCAGCGACACTGAGTATGAGAGTGAAACTCGAGGAGAAGTTGCTGAGCAGATGAACAAGCAGCAGACACAGAAGGAGCAAATGCAACAacaatcaaagcagcagaggcagccAGTATTGCAGATGGGTTGGGGTGCATCGAGGTCTCCAGTTTTTTCTGCTGCGAAATCAGTTCCCTCTGCTTCTCACATCCCCAGCATCACTGTTGCCGTGCAACATCCCGGTGGTCCTCGCTTAATCGTTAttcctccagctctgcctcAGCCAGTCCCAGACCTGATGGACCTCATTCATCCGACACTGCCACCTTCCAACAGGCAGCCTCCGGCAAAGGTGGAGGTCTCCAAGGGATTCCACTCGCCGCCAGATTGTGAAATTACCAAATATGTTCCTGCTTCTCCAAGGACGAGTGACGAGAGACGATCGCCACCAAGGAGGACTGCCGAGACACAGTTGTCACCAAGGAGGACTGCCGAGACACGGTTGTCACCAAAGAGGAGTGATCCAAGACGATCGCcaccaaggaggagtgataACAGTCGATCGCCACCAAGGAGGACTGCCGAGAAACGGTCGCCACCAAGGAGGAGTGATCCAAGACGATCGTTACCAAGGAGGCTTGACGAGAGACGATCGCCACCAAGGAGGAGCGACGAGAGACGATCGCCACCAAGGAGGACTGACGAGAGACGATCGCCACCGAGGAGAAGTGTCCAGCTACGATCCCCTCAACGAAAGGAGTCGAGCAGTGCAGAGACGCTGGCTAACAAACTACTGGAAACATCAG CTGTCCAGTCTCTGTCAGACCAGTGTGGTCTGGAGGATTTGTTTAAAATTCTTGCTCCTGCCTTACTGGCTGAGCTAGACAAGATGAagtcctcatcatcatcatcatcatcatcatcatc atctcaTCCACGAAGATGCTGA
- the znf638 gene encoding zinc finger protein 638 isoform X6 produces MASYPMSSSSASLGHRHSGVESASGGDGRFNAPSEREHDMQSIPRLGDFDYPVPDKPAAPTESSRPKYTSESASSVLLHFGLETEDLDYLISFPDDQITPANLPFILRQIRIEKAKRAATAVQSKPCPEPQPARSVSGMDSHSLSSSGGVRMHQVEMSSTVLQPSKVIDYGHTGKYTGGIRDEIGRTSGSRANCGGTMLLMDTYDSNRHSREPLQKTTTEVKSSAFGSSHDQVSSEPLKEPEADRQSTSNTQPPSTLCCGVDRSRPGLVVIGSDDASGTKDQIKTPGQGSTVTEQMKKQQTQQQQPMQKEQMQKDQMQKDQIQKDQMQKVQIQKDKMQKDQMQKDQIQKDQTQKQQMQKEQTQKDQMQKDQIQKDQTQKQQMQKDQTQKQQMQKDQMQKHQMQKQQMQKDPIQKDQIQKDQMQKQQMQKQQMQKDPIQKDQMQKQQMQKDQMQKQQMQKDQMQKQQKQKDQIQKDQMQKQQMQKGQMQKQPTQQQSKQQTQKQPTQPIGQAMRSLVCSVVKSFPPSITGATQRPGGPRSVILRPALRPAKDLPRVAMMHDYAGATPRIFPQNCSLCNITCVHMKEWVSHQNSRFHLESCKLLRKQYPEWDGEIALEPGAAGKDDEPSTSLQTYQQHQTVRHRCRSCSRSRSPSPRRHHGSEGRREKWRSRSRSPHSSRYTRTNTQPPSTLYRGLHRSRPDLMLIGSNDTSDTEYESETRGEVAEQMNKQQTQKEQMQQQSKQQRQPVLQMGWGASRSPVFSAAKSVPSASHIPSITVAVQHPGGPRLIVIPPALPQPVPDLMDLIHPTLPPSNRQPPAKVEVSKGFHSPPDCEITKYVPASPRTSDERRSPPRRTAETQLSPRRTAETRLSPKRSDPRRSPPRRSDNSRSPPRRTAEKRSPPRRSDPRRSLPRRLDERRSPPRRSDERRSPPRRTDERRSPPRRSVQLRSPQRKESSSAETLANKLLETSAVQSLSDQCGLEDLFKILAPALLAELDKMKSSSSSSSSSSSSPSSSSIGGKPSSSSTASSSSFSSKAKLSLQKSEASSSAKTKSGKSSPPTMVKLEGIHSSVSRNDVLAAVEHFGKTKSVLLFRSKLEAIVCFEKEEDAKKLKSVKSLDVKGVAIIVDREKSQVLQMFIRSPAAEDAEPMQVVEMGAEEIAEKTTTTEAVPRNSADKSSESRPPDSTVSASPHVQQSTSSEPASTTQRPETVTSVTTPLTVEECIKKHLRRDRTKFFERKSLSGETGRSNHLYEVLHM; encoded by the exons ATGGCCTCCTACCCAATgtcctccagctctgcctctctAGGACATAGACACTCGGGTGTTGAGAGTGCAAGCGGTGGTGACGGTAGGTTTAATGCCCCCAGTGAAAGAGAACATGATATGCAGTCCATTCCAAGGTTGGGCGATTTTGACTATCCAGTGCCGGACAAACCTGCGGCCCCTACGGAGTCCAGTCGACCCAAGTACACCTCTGAATCAGCTTCTAGCGTCCTTCTACACTTTGGACTTGAAACAGAAGACTTGGACTATCTCATCTCCTTCCCTGACGACCAGATCACCCCTGCTAACCTGCCGTTCATCTTGCGGCAAATCCGGATTGAGAAGGCTAAGAGAGCTGCAACTGCAGTTCAGTCAAAACCCTGCCCCGAACCCCAACCCGCCAGAAGTGTGAGTGGAATGGACAGTCACAGTTTGAGTAGTTCTGGAGGGGTGAGGATGCACCAGGTGGAAATGTCATCAACTGTTCTCCAACCGAGTAAAGTGATTGACTATGGACATACTGGCAAATATACTGGAGGGATTAGGGATGAGATTGGAAGGACCAGTGGCAGTAGAGCTAACTGTGGTGGGACAATGCTGCTAATGGACACTTACGACAGTAACAGACACAGTCGAGAACCACTACAGAAAACTACAACAGAGGTGAAAAGCAGTGCCTTTGGTTCTTCACATGACCAGGTGAGTTCTGAACCTCTGAAAGAACCAGAGGCAGATCGCCAGTCAACGTCGAATACCCAACCACCCTCCACTCTATGCTGTGGTGTAGATCGCAGTCGACCTGGCCTTGTGGTCATTGGCAGTGATGACGCCAGTGGCACTAAGGATCAGATTAAAACTCCAGGACAAGGGTCAACTGTTACTGAGCAGATGAAAAAGCAgcagacacagcagcagcagcctatGCAGAAGGAACAGATGCAGAAGGACCAGATGCAGAAGGACCAGATACAGAAGGACCAGATGCAGAAGGTCCAGATACAGAAGGACAAGATGCAGAAGGACCAGATGCAGAAGGACCAGATACAGAAGGACCAGACACAGAAGCAGCAGATGCAGAAGGAACAGACGCAGAAGGACCAGATGCAGAAGGACCAGATACAGAAGGACCAGACACAGAAGCAGCAGATGCAGAAGGACCAGACACAGAAGCAGCAGATGCAGAAGGACCAGATGCAGAAGCACCAGATGCAGAAGCAGCAGATGCAGAAGGACCCGATTCAGAAGGACCAGATTCAGAAGGACCAGATGCAGAAACAGCAGATGCAGAAGCAGCAGATGCAGAAGGACCCGATTCAGAAGGACCAGATGCAGAAGCAACAGATGCAGAAGGACCAGATGCAGAAGCAACAGATGCAGAAGGACCAGatgcagaagcagcagaagcaAAAGGACCAGATTCAGAAGGACCAGATGCAGAAGCAGCAGATGCAGAAGGGCCAGATGCAAAAGCAGCCAACGCAGCAACAATCAAAGCAGCAGACGCAGAAGCAGCCAACGCAGCCGATTGGGCAAGCAATGCGATCTCTAGTTTGTTCTGTTGTGAAATCCTTTCCCCCCAGCATCACTGGTGCCACGCAACGTCCGGGTGGTCCTCGCTCCGTCATTCTTCGTCCTGCTCTGCGTCCTGCAAAGGATCTGCCAAGGGTGGCCATGATGCACGACTACGCTGGGGCTACACCGAGGATCTTTCCACAAAACTGTTCTCTGTGTAACATAACATGTGTTCATATGAAG GAATGGGTCTCCCACCAGAACTCCCGTTTCCACCTCGAGAGCTGCAAACTCCTCCGAAAACA atacCCAGAGTGGGATGGTGAGATAGCACTTGAGCCTGG TGCTGCAGGTAAAGATGATGAGCCCTCAACTTCTTTACAGACTTACCAGCAACATCAGACAGTCAGGCATAGATGTCGCTCCTGTTCCCGTTCCCGCTCGCCCAGCCCTCGTCGCCACCACGGCTCAGAGGGTAGAAGGGAGAAATGGAGGAGCCGATCACGTTCACCGCACAGCTCCAGATACACTCGCACAAATACCCAACCACCCTCCACACTGTACCGTGGATTGCATCGCAGCCGACCCGACCTTATGCTCATTGGCAGTAATGACACCAGCGACACTGAGTATGAGAGTGAAACTCGAGGAGAAGTTGCTGAGCAGATGAACAAGCAGCAGACACAGAAGGAGCAAATGCAACAacaatcaaagcagcagaggcagccAGTATTGCAGATGGGTTGGGGTGCATCGAGGTCTCCAGTTTTTTCTGCTGCGAAATCAGTTCCCTCTGCTTCTCACATCCCCAGCATCACTGTTGCCGTGCAACATCCCGGTGGTCCTCGCTTAATCGTTAttcctccagctctgcctcAGCCAGTCCCAGACCTGATGGACCTCATTCATCCGACACTGCCACCTTCCAACAGGCAGCCTCCGGCAAAGGTGGAGGTCTCCAAGGGATTCCACTCGCCGCCAGATTGTGAAATTACCAAATATGTTCCTGCTTCTCCAAGGACGAGTGACGAGAGACGATCGCCACCAAGGAGGACTGCCGAGACACAGTTGTCACCAAGGAGGACTGCCGAGACACGGTTGTCACCAAAGAGGAGTGATCCAAGACGATCGCcaccaaggaggagtgataACAGTCGATCGCCACCAAGGAGGACTGCCGAGAAACGGTCGCCACCAAGGAGGAGTGATCCAAGACGATCGTTACCAAGGAGGCTTGACGAGAGACGATCGCCACCAAGGAGGAGCGACGAGAGACGATCGCCACCAAGGAGGACTGACGAGAGACGATCGCCACCGAGGAGAAGTGTCCAGCTACGATCCCCTCAACGAAAGGAGTCGAGCAGTGCAGAGACGCTGGCTAACAAACTACTGGAAACATCAG CTGTCCAGTCTCTGTCAGACCAGTGTGGTCTGGAGGATTTGTTTAAAATTCTTGCTCCTGCCTTACTGGCTGAGCTAGACAAGATGAagtcctcatcatcatcatcatcatcatcatcatcatcaccctcctcctcttccataGGAGGAAAGCCCTCCTCGTCTTCTACTGcctcttcttcatccttctCCTCTAAAGCAAAGCTCAGCCTGCAGAAGAGCGAGGCAAGTTCTTCTGCAAAGACAAAG tCTGGTAAATCTTCCCCTCCAACCATGGTGAAACTAGAAGGGATTCATAGTTCTGTGTCTCGCAATGATGTGTTGGCTGCCGTGGAGCACTTTGGAAAAACTAAGTCAGTTTTACTCTTTCGGTCCAAACTGGAG gCAATCGTGTGTTTCGAGAAAGAGGAAGACGCAAAGAAATTGAAGAGCGTAAAAAGCCTAGATGTGAAAGGAGTGGCAATCATTGTTGACAGAGAAAAG TCCCAGGTGTTGCAGATGTTTATACGCTCCCCTGCTGCCGAAGACGCTGAACCAATGCAGGTTGTTGAAATGGGAGCTGAAGAAATTGCAGAAAAAACGACAACTACAGAGGCTGTACCAAGAAATTCAGCAGACAAATCCAGTGAGAGTCGACCACCAGACAGTACAGTTTCAGCTTCACCACACGTCCAGCAAAGCACCTCGTCAGAACCAGCGTCCACTACACAAAGACCGGAGACGGTTACCTCTGTTACTACCCCTCTGACGGTCGAGGAGTGTATTAAAAAACACCTGCGTCGAGACAGAACAA AGTTCTTCGAGAGAAAAAGCCTCTCAGGGGAAACGGGTAGGTCAAATCACTTATATGAAGTACTGCACATGTAG